A single window of Liolophura sinensis isolate JHLJ2023 chromosome 6, CUHK_Ljap_v2, whole genome shotgun sequence DNA harbors:
- the LOC135466356 gene encoding alpha-1,6-mannosyl-glycoprotein 2-beta-N-acetylglucosaminyltransferase-like: protein MRVHPMRLLRSGLVFIVLLFALLNMHVLLNLQAGPPSGNHFRRNGMQHNHQLSEDGHVQFQIPQDGPGDQGGNWLGNDQHQGEPGLVIPPVKNMSHLENRTFPVVDITNLTMIRAAIKKINDEQHIFNLRKFGLKLNSESTVIVIQAHSRAEYLKILLDSLRNVRGIERALVIVSHDVYSETLNAIVQSVDFCPIMQIFFPYSIQAYPNQFPGDDPNDCPRDIKRDEAVKRNCNNALHPDKYGHYREAKYSQTKHHWWWKLSRVFDGLTIMKNYHGLVLLLEEDYYLAEDSITVLQMLNHLRNKDCKECQIITLGNYDKTQNYPVNSGKAETAHWISSKHNLGMGIDHRLWNLMRACAKEYCLFDDYNWDWTVQHLSTKCLPQKLKVMKMKATRVFHMGECGLHQKKKDCQPQEKKKQVENLLGEKKQHLFPNVLVKTGFSPLKLRDPKPNGGWGDLRDRELCLSFTQENVSVPVR from the exons ATGAGGGTTCACCCCATGAGGCTGTTGCGCTCTGGTCTTGTATTTATTGTCCTGTTGTTTGCCCTGTTAAACATGCATGTGCTTCTGAACCTACAGGCTGGGCCACCCAGTGGAAACCATTTCCGTAGGAACGGAATGCAGCACAATCACCAGCTATCGGAAGATGGACATGTTCAGTTTCAAATTCCACAGGATGGGCCCGGAGATCAGGGTGGGAACTGGCTGGGAAATGATCAGCACCAGGGTGAGCCCGGCTTGGTCATCCCCCCAGTAAAGAACATGAGTCATTTAGAGAATCGCACTTTCCCAGTCGTAGATATCACCAACCTTACAATGATCAGAGCCGCTATTAAGAAAATAAACGATGAACAACACATATTCAATTTGAGGAAGTTTGGCCTCAAGCTGAACTCTGAAAGCACTGTGATAGTCATCCAAGCTCACAGCCGTGCAGAGTATCTGAAGATTTTACTGGACTCTCTGCGAAATGTGCGCGGGATTGAGCGAGCCCTTGTGATAGTCAGTCATGATGTGTATTCAGAAACCCTCAATGCCATTGTCCAGAGTGTGGATTTCTGCCCA ATCATGCAGATTTTTTTCCCATATTCCATCCAAGCTTATCCAAACCAGTTTCCTGGAGATGACCCTAATGACTGTCCAAGAGATATCAAAAGAGATGA GGCTGTGAAACGAAACTGTAATAATGCTCTACACCCGGATAAATATGGTCATTACCGTGAAGCCAAGTACTCCCAGACGAAGCACCACTGGTGGTGGAAG TTGAGTCGAGTGTTTGATGGGCTGACCATCATGAAGAATTACCATGGTCTGGTGTTGTTACTTGAGGAGGACTATTACCTGGCTGAGGACTCTATTACTGTGTTACAGATGTTAAACCACCTGAGGAACAA AGACTGTAAAGAATGCCAGATCATAACATTAGGAAATTACGATAAGACGCAGAATTACCCAGTCAACTCAGGAAAG GCGGAAACAGCCCATTGGATATCCTCCAAACATAACCTGGGTATGGGCATTGACCACCGCCTATGGAATCTGATGAGGGCTTGCGCCAAG GAATATTGCCTGTTTGATGACTACAACTGGGATTGGACTGTTCAACATTTAAGCACGAAGTGCCTACCCCAGAAACTGAAagtaatgaaaatgaaagcaaCCCGGGTGTTTCACATGGGTGAATG TGGTCTTCACCAGAAGAAAAAAGACTGCCAACCCCAAGAGAAAAAGAAGCAGGTGGAGAATTTACTTGGAGAGAAGAAACAACACCTGTTCCCAAATGTTCTGGTGAAAACGGGATTTTCTCCCTTAAAGCTGCGCGACCCCAAACCTAATGGTGGATGGGGGGATTTAAGGGACAGAGAACTATGCTTAAGCTTCACTCAGGAGAACGTGTCAGTCCCAGTCAGATGA